The following is a genomic window from Halichoerus grypus chromosome 5, mHalGry1.hap1.1, whole genome shotgun sequence.
CGTCTTCCCTCGCCCCAGGCCCTCCGGCCGGGGCTGCAGAGGGCGGTCCTGCGCCGGTGCCGCCCCCCGTCCCCCTTCCCTCACGTCGGCTGTCCTGGCGGGCGACCCCGTGCGACACCCTGACACCTGTGTCTCCTCAGGTCGGGCTCCCGTTCCCGCAGCCAGAGCCGCAGCCGCAGCCAGAGCCGCGGCCGCAGCCGGAAGGAGAAGAGCCGGAGCCCCAGCAAGGGTGACAagagccgcagccgcagccgcagcgcCGACAAGCGCCGCAGCAAGAGTGACGACCAGGCCGGGGACAAGATCCAGAACAGCGACAGCGCCGGGAAGCCCAAGAGCCGGAGCCCCAGTCGGCACAAGAGCcagagccggagccggagccggagtCAGGAGAGGCGCACGGAGGAGAAGCGGGCGAGcgggagcaggagcaggagcgAGGAGAAGAGCCGCAGCCAGGAGGAGGGGCCgcgccgcagccgcagccgcagccagGACAAgcggaagggaaggaagaggagccGGGAGggcagccgcagccgcagccgtagccgcagccgcagccgcagccgcagcaaGAGCGAGAGGAGCAGAAAGCGCGGCGGCAAGCGCGACAGCAAGTCCGGCGGcagcaagaagaagaagaaggaggacgCCGAGCGCTCGCAGTCCCGGTCGCGGTCCCGCTCGGCGTCCAAGGAGCGGGAGCACGCCAAGGCCGAGGCCGGCCAGAGGGAGGGCCGAGGGGAGAGTGCGGATGCCGGCACCCATCAGGAGACCCGGTCCAGGTCGAGGTCCAATTCCAAGTCCAAACCCAACCCTCCGTCAGAGTCGCGCTCCAGATCAAAGTCCGCTTCAAAAACCCGCTCTCGGTCCAAGTCCAGATCCAGGTCTGCATCCAGATCGCCGTCTCGGTCTAGATCCAGGTCCCACTCGCGGTCCTAACTGGCTACGAGCACAGCTGGAACTCCCCGAGAAGTCTTTTGTACATGTTTGGTAGCCGTAGCACAAGTGATCCAAGTAGAACATATGTCACTGCTGTACATTTTTAACTCCCCTAATGGTGTGTCTACAATTGTTCAATCTAAGTGCTTCCTCTCCGTAAAGCCTCCTGGCTCCAGGCCTTCCTGCTCGACTGAAAACAATCTTCTCTTTGAAAACCCCCTTTACTCATGGCCCACAGTAGAATATCCAAACCGCCGCGGCCCTCAGCCTGGCCTTTCCTACAGGGAGCTCAGTACCTGGACGGCTTTCAGGCTGGAATGCTGACATAGGTAGGTACGGTGAGTTCAGCCATTTTTGCCCTCGAATTGATGCCCTTTGATGTTTGCCATTTAGTGAAAGTGCGAAGTCTTAAGTTTCCTACCACTTTGGTTTCATACTTTTGGACTTAACAAAGTTGTGAATAGCACAGTCGAGGAAAATTGATACCTGCAGTAACCCATAGGAAATAAACTGTAGAGTTCCATATTCTGGTATTGtgattatattgttttatattaaaaaagaaaagaaaagaattttttttaattttatttttccccgtCTTGCAAAGTATAGTGACCCCTGTTTCCATTAAATTTGAATAAAGACTATTTTTGCTTGACAAAATTTCACGGTGTTTGAATCCAAGTTGCATCTCCTGACCTATCTTGGTATTCCTTTTCTTAGCATAAAAAGCTCAGAGTGTCACGTTCCTGGATGTCACCGGTGAGTGGGTAGGGTGCCAGCCTTTATTCCTAAAGGATTTTTCTCACCCAACAGAGTAAAGGCAGATTTCTTAGGAATTTACAGTCCTTCCTCTCAAGAAGCTTACCGGCCaagctgaggagagagagatggatcaGTTCGGGAACTCAGAGCATCACCAGATGAGTTCTTCTCGAACAGAGAACTTTTTCCTCTGGGCTGTTGCATTTCTTGCCATGAAGCCGAAGTAGCAAACCTCATCACCTTAGGATTTGGACTAACCAAAAGCCAGGAAGAAAAACGATGTTGGATTACCTCTGTTCACTCCTGGCCTGGCTCTAAAGAAAGGACCAGAGGTACGGTGGTTCCAGTCTGGTGTCCACCCCTGAGGGAGGGTTGAGAGGCATCAAGAGCAGGGGGGAAGCTGGAGGGCCTTCGTCACATGCTGTGGCAAGCTTGGGAGGAGAGAAAGTCACTTCACAGACTGCTGCCTAGGAATGTGCTGGGGGCTGTTCCTTGGTTTAAAATAATGTTCTCTCACCTTCTGTAGACCATACCTCGTATGGGAAGACAAAATCAGTATTTCTTGCCCCTCCTGGGGTTCGTGGTCTGGTTGCAAATGATAAACATCACTAGGGTAAAAAGTGGGCATTCAGAGGAGGGAGTTGTAACTTCCTCTGGGTTCAGGGACCTCCTGAGGAGACAGTACTTAGGCTGAACCTCCAGAGATGTGGATGTGGAAggcattccttaaaaaaaaaaaaaaaaaaatctgtgtacagAGCCATGGAGTTGGGAAAGCATGGGCCTTCAAAGATGCCCAGGGGGCATGGAGTGATAACAGGGAGTGAGAAGCAAGTTTGGCAGATGGATTGGGTCACAGTGCTTTGAATGCCAGGAGGAGGAATCTGGCATTGGTCCTGTAAGCACTGGGAACATGGGAAATATTTAAACAGGAGGCTAAGGGTTGTAGAGCTAGGCGCCACCAGGTCGATCTGACGGCAGACCGGATGCACCAAAGGCAGCGGTCCGCGGAATGCAGGACACTTGACCCTCTAACAAtacgggtttgaactgtgcaggtccgtGGATTCCTGTTTTCTGATACAGTactgtaagttttttttcttacggttttcttgacatttttttctctaggcTGCTGTATCGTAAGAACACAGTATACAGTCTCTGTAGAGAGCATACACGGTATGTGTTCAGtgacttccagtcaacagtaggctattaatagttaagtttggAGAGGGTCAggttacatgcagatttttgactggaAGGGGGACAGCGCCCCTAATCCCTgtgttaaggggcacctggaatTGCAGGGGATGTGGGGCCTGAGCAAAGGCAGTGACAGGAGGGAACAGAAGCGGGTTCAGTAGGTGGCCTGCGGAAAGGAGCTGTCAGAGGGATCCAAGgtgttcctgaagccagaggaatggCGAAGACGAAGGTGAGTTCAGTTTTGGAAACGTGGAATTTCAGGGACTGGAACCTCGCTTAGACTCCCTGGAGCCTTCCCCCCATCGTGACAAGGTGATGGCTCCAACCAATAGAATTCCCACTGCCTCAGATCTCATGTTGGTCTCCAGGAGGTGATGGGAATCCAACATTCCCTAATTTTACAAGGATGGGGACATTTCTttgggcatatttttttttcctttcacaagtttaaaatttttaaaaattcaacttcaTTTTACTAACAGCAGCTCTTTCCAAATTCCCTTCCAAGCTTCTTCTGTTCATCCATATTCTAAACATAGTTCCGTCATGTTTGTATAATTTAACTTTTGTCATTTAACTACATGAGCATTAGGAAGTTCTCACTGAAATGTTGAAGGCACGTAAGCTCTAACCAAATGAATTTATTAGCACATGCAAAGAGTATAAAGGACAGAAATTCCATTTGTACATAGAAGGGACTGGCAGTCGTTTTTCCCCAGcagttttaaaatcatttatgttAGATTCTGAACAAAGTTAAAGATCAAGAGAAAGATGGAAACTCATCTGTTGGAGTTCCAAGCACGCACCAGAGACCAGTACTGTCACATCCATTCTCCATCCTGTTCTCACACCACCCTGGGTTCAGTATCGTTAGGTTCAGTTGCAGGTGAAGAGACTGCAGCACGCTGTCCACCCATCCCCAATAATGTTAGGTTCCTGTTTGAGTGTATGCCTTTTGTGTGCCGAGCACTGGTCTGAGGCACTGGGAATAGTGTATGAGAAGATGGAGAAGGCCCCTCTTCTCATGGAACAATATCTGTTGCTTATGGACACTGGGATCAGAGGGCTTGTCATGATGGTATCAGTACTGAGTGCCCACTGTGGGCCGGATAACCACTGCAAGGCACTCTCTTGCCAGCCCTTAGAAAAGGTGAAATGCAGTGCTTGTTCTAGGCTGTACTGTTTCTTCCAGATAACTGGGCCAGAAGACAGCAATAACGCTTGAAGGTAAAGTTGGGTACTGCCtgcacctccctgccccccatggCCCAAGGGAAGAAAGACCTTGGGAAGCTGAAGAGGAAGGCTTGATTCATTTGCTTACCTGTGTCTACTATGAGCTAGGTGCTTTCATGTACATCAGTACCTGGTCcctttttaaaaggcaaagacaaaagctgagagaggtgaagtgattttCTTAATGTAACACAACTAGTGACAAAGCTAGATAAAATTTTACAaggcagtagaaagagaaatttaaaaattaatgacttGATATAATTACAAGAAGATACTTAAAGTCACAACAGCTAGGATTTGAACTCCTGTTCAAGTCACACAGGGTTTCTACAAGACAATCTGTTTTCCTAGAACAGTTTCTAAATTGCTGCAGGACAATGCCACTGACCCACTGCTGTGAATACATTGTAATTGCTCCATCATTTGATCAAGACTCAAAGTCTTGCCTGGGGGGGGTGCCCATTTGTCCAAGCCCAGGTCATCATCCCACATTCTACATGCCAAGGAGTGAAGAGAAGGAGGGTGGTACATTTTAGCTTCTACAATGGGAAATGCGCATTGATGTCCACAAAAAAATGCACTCAATAGGGAATTTCCCCAAAGTAGGAGGcagccaaagaaatacaaactccTTTGTCACCTCTTTGGATGCTCAAAATCCACACATTcccttttccatattttatctCCTTCTGTTGCCCGTCCCCACCcaagaaaagagtggaagacaaaaatgagaacaaaaagggTGAGGAATAGAAAGCAGTAACAAATGAGGTAGATAATAAACTATCAATAATTCATCAcgggcgaattctaccaaacttttttttttttttaagattttatttgagaaagggagcgAGAAAGCACACGCAGGGGGGgcggcagaaggagaagcaggctcccccctgagcagggagcccaatgtggggctcgatcccaggaccctgggatcatgacctgagctgaaggcagacacttaactgacttgagcaacccaggcaccccggatcctaccaaacatttaaagaagagttaatacctgttttTCTCAACCTGGATATTCCAAAAactgcaagagaaaagaaagaaaagcttccaaattcattttttcaaggccagtatcaccctgataccaaaaccagataaacacCAGAAAAgggaactacaggccaatatctcatgaatattgatgcaaaagttctcaacaaaatactagtgaacagaatccaacaatacattaagaaaaaaatcatataccaccatcgagtgggatttattcccaggatgcaactggtttgatatttgcaaatcatttgtgattgtttatcagtaagagaaaggataaccATATGATgacttcaatagatgcagaaaaaacatctgacaaagtacaacatccattcacgatttaaaaaaaccctctgcaaagtaggtctagaggaaacacctcaacataataaaggccttatatgaaaaacccacaaccaaaacaaaaaaataccccTTGGCCAACAACATACTCAAATGTAGAAAAGCAGGGCTTTTTCCCCAACgtaaggaacaagacaagaatgtccccTCTcattacttttattcaacatagtattggaagtcctagccacagcaattagacaacataaagaaataaaaggcatccaaattggtaaggaaataGCAAAACTCACTActtatagatgacatgatactatatacagaagaccctaaagactccaccaaaaaacttaaaagaactgataaatgaatttagtaaagtcacaggataaaaaatagatgtacagaaatctgtcacattcttatacactaataagcaacagaaagtgaaattaagaaaacaatcccatttacagttgcaccaaaaacaaaatatccaGGAATAAACCAAAGAGgcgaaagacttgtactctgaaaactataaaacactgatgaaagaaactgaagataatggcaaagaaatggaaaaaccttccatgcaCGTGggtcagaagaacaaataatgttAAGGTGCCTACTATACCCGaggcaatctatagatttaatgcaattcctttCAGAAtaaccaacagcatttttcacagaactagaccaaaccatcttaaaatttgtatggaaccacaaaagacctcagctagtcaaagcaatcttgaaaaacaaaactggaggtatcacaattccagatttcgagttatattacaaagcagtagtgagtaaaacagtatggtgctggcctATAAAGAAACCCATTGATCACTGAAAATGAACGgaaagcccagaaagaaacccacaattgtatggtcaattaatcttcaacaaaagagaaattattacaatgggaaaaagacagtcttcaacaaatggtgttgggagaactggacagccacatgtaaaagagtGAAACTGAACCACTTCATTTCACTGTACAcgaaaatacactcaaaatggattaaagacctaaatgtgagacctgaaaccataaaaatcctaaaagagagcacaggcagtaatttctctgacatcagccatattttctagatatgtctcctgaggcaagcaaaataaactactgggactacatagaaaataaaaagtttctgtacagcgaaggaaatgatcaacaaaaggcaacctactgaatgcaagaagatatttgcaaatgacatatgataaagggttagtattcaaataTATAAGAACTGCTCCAACTCAATACCCcccaaaccccaaataatccaatttaaaaatgggttgaagacatgaaaagatgctcatcactcatcatcagggaaatgcaaatcaaaactacatgaGATATCATCTTGCACCTGTCAGaagagctaaaatcaaaaacacaagaaacaagtgttggcgaggatatggagaaaaaggaacccttgtgcactgttgatggggatgcaaactggtgcggcctctctggaaaacagtatggaggttcctcaaaaaaataaaaatagacctaccctatgatccagtaattgcactactggatatttatctaaaaaatacaaaaacacttaattcaaagggatacatgcacccctatgtttattgcagcattgtttccaatagccaaattatggcagcagcccaaatatccatctatagatgaatggataaagatgtggtgtgtgtatacacacacacacatgcgcacgcacacacacaggaatattattcagccataaaagaatgaaatcttgccatttgcaacaacatggatagagctagagagtataatgctaagcaaaataaatcagagaaatatatgatctcactcataggtggaatttaagaaacaaaacaaaggaaaaaacaaagataaatgaagaaacagactcttaactaaagaactgatgtttaccagaggggtTAGAATGGGGGAAATACTGGaagggattaaagagtacacttatcatgatgaaaaataaaatgatttaaaaaaaaaaaaaacctccccacAATGAAAAACTAATCACTTCAAGTAtcagtgattaaataaaaaacatgggACTGTTCAAgtgtattaaaaaacaagacccaactatatgttgtacacaagaaacccattttaaatatagagaaacattaaaagtaaaaggataagcgtacctgggtggctcagtcagttaaacagctgattcttgatttcagctcaggtcatggtcttggggtcctgagatcaaaaccttcattggactctctgcttggtggggagtctgcttctctttctctccctttgcccctccccctgctcacgtgcttgctctctccctaaaataaataaatcttaaaaaaaaaaaaaagtaaaagaatagagaaagataCATCACAGTAacataaatcaaaagaaagcttgagtagctatattaatttcagacaaagcagacttcagagcaaggaaaattatcaggtaaagagggacattacataatgataaagaggttaCTTCTCTGAGAAGATGTAAAAGTATCAAAATACATGGGGTAAAAACTcctagaactgcaaggagaaaaagacaaatccacTATCACAGTTGAAGACTTCAACATCCCTCTCAGTAGGtgacagatccagcaggcagcAAATCAGTAGGGACACAGTTGAACTGAACAGTGTCATCAATGAACTaaatctaattgacatttataaaatatttcatctaacaatagaatacacattcttctcaagcctacatggaacattcaccaaaatagatcacactctgggccataaaacaaaaacaaatttaaaagaaggaaatcatgttAAGTATGCTCCCAGACCACAATGAAactaaactagaaatcaacaacagaaagatagctggaaaatcccACCAGatacttggagattaaacaacacgcTTCTAAATAACATGAGTcaaagaagtctcaagagaaatattttgaagtaaatgaaaatgcaatttaaaatttgtgagatgcaacaaaagcagtcctTATAGGAacatttatagcattaaatgcacctattagaaaagaaaggggtgtctagctggctcagttggtggagtgtacAACTCTTGATGTCAGTGTTATaggttcaagacccacattgggcgtgAACctactggaaaaaagaaaaaatctaaaatcagtaatctaagcttctgccttaggaaactagaaaaagagcaaagtaatccaaagtaagcagaagacaagaaataatgaaaattagagcagaaatcaatgaatttgaaAACGGGAAAtcagtagaggaaaaaaaaatcaatgaaatcaaagaatgatttttttttttttaagattttatttattggacagagtgcaagcacaagcagggggagcaggagagggagaagcaggctccctactgagtggggagcccaacgtggggctcgatcccaggaccctaggatcatgacctgagccaaaggcagatgcttaactgactgagccacccaggcaccccagaatgacttttttaaattaacaaactTCTAGCCAGGCTAACCaattaaaaaagacacaaattattaatatcagaaatgaaagaggccATCACTACTAATCCTGtggatattaaaaggataataaaagaatattatgaactCTCTCCCCACAAATCTGATAATCTAGAAAAACACAATCTACCAAAACTGACATAGAAataatctgaatagacctatatctatttaagaaattgaatcaataattaataaccttccaaagcagagagcaccaggcccagatggttcaCTGGGggattctatcaaacatttaagaaagaaataataccaattcttaatctcttctagaaaataGATGCTGAGGAAATGCTTCctaactcgttttatgaggccagcattatcccaataccaaaaccagacaaaaacattacaagaaaggaaaactacagaccaatattcatgaacatagatacaaaaatcctcaacaaaatagtagcaaatagAATCCAATGTTGTATTAGAAGAATGATATACCACAACCAGCTATTCCATGTATGCAAGACTAAttcaaaattcaattaaaataattcatcacATGACAGGctacagaagaaaaatgacatgaGCATaccaataggtgcagaaaaagcacttaagAAATCTAATATTCATGACAAAAAACTcacagcaaactaggaatagaagagaacctCCTCAACTTGATAAATCTACAAAAGACCTCTAGTTGACATCATGCATAATGGTGAGAAGCTAGATGCTTTCCCCCTAGGATCAGCAACAAGGCAAGGATACCCCCTCTCATCACTCCTAGTTAACATCATACTGAAAGTCCTAAGGAATGCactaagacaagaaaaggaaataaaagatacagatgagaaggaagaaataaaactgtcctttttttttccacaaaagatATGATCATCtttgtagaaaatcctaaagaattgACAGAAAAACTCCTGCTACTAAAGCAAGTTGTtttcaggatacaagattaatatacaaaagtcaattgcagGGGTGcccaagtggctcagtcggttaagtgtctgcctttggctcaggtcatgatctcagggtcctgggattgagccccacatcaggctccctgatcaccagggaatctgcttctcccgcttcctctgtccctcatcctgttcatgcacgctctctctcaaataaaatctttttttaaaaaatcaaataaacgggcacctgggtggctcagtcgttaagcgtctgccttcggctcaggtcatgatcccgggatcctgggatcgaaccccgcatcgggatccctgctcatcgggaagcccgcttctgcctctctcactccccctggttgtgttccctctctcaatgtctctgtcaaataaataaataaaatctttttttaaaaaagtaaaaaaaacaaaacaacaaaaagtaaattgcaggggcgcctaggtggcacagtcgtttaaagcgaccaactcttggtttcactcaggccctgatctcagggttgtgagatccagcctgtgatgggctccaccctcagcagagtctgcttaggactctctctccttccccctctgcctctccccaccccgtctcaaataaataaatacatcttttaaaaaaaaaaaaagtcaattgcaatgaacaatttgaaataaaaaataatgccatttacattagcacacacacccccaaaatGGAATACTTATGTATAAATCTAACAATATGTACAAGATCTCTGgtggaagaaatcaaagatctaaataaatggagagatattccatgttcatggatagaaagactcaatattgtaaaaa
Proteins encoded in this region:
- the SRSF4 gene encoding serine/arginine-rich splicing factor 4, with protein sequence MPRVYIGRLSYQARERDVERFFKGYGKILEVDLKNGYGFVEFDDLRDADDAVYELNGKDLCGERVIVEHARGPRRDGSYGSGRSGYGYRRSGRDKYGPPTRTEYRLIVENLSSRCSWQDLKDYMRQAGEVTYADAHKGRKNEGVIEFVSYSDMKRALEKLDGTEVNGRKIRLVEDKPGSRRRRSYSRSRSHSRSRSRSRHSRKSRSRSGSSKSSHSKSRSRSRSGSRSRSQSRSRSQSRGRSRKEKSRSPSKGDKSRSRSRSADKRRSKSDDQAGDKIQNSDSAGKPKSRSPSRHKSQSRSRSRSQERRTEEKRASGSRSRSEEKSRSQEEGPRRSRSRSQDKRKGRKRSREGSRSRSRSRSRSRSRSKSERSRKRGGKRDSKSGGSKKKKKEDAERSQSRSRSRSASKEREHAKAEAGQREGRGESADAGTHQETRSRSRSNSKSKPNPPSESRSRSKSASKTRSRSKSRSRSASRSPSRSRSRSHSRS